A window of the Desulfobacula toluolica Tol2 genome harbors these coding sequences:
- the tmcB gene encoding electron transfer complex ferredoxin TmcB translates to MDESNMVNEKNTDEAVEAGLARLTPEKIKSTINQVLQDETGPKFKAYVETCMHCGLCAEACVYFLSNDRDPTYSPAGKVKQTIWEMLKKKGEVSTDFLRRAVHIAHTECNVCKRCAMYCPFGIDIAYLMLLVRRICHKLEITPLYIQDTVNSHSATMNQMWVKEDEWIDTLQWQEEDAREEFENLRIPLDKVGSDIMYSVIAPEPKFQAGLIYQTATIMHAAGIDWTMPSSPGWDNSNMAMYTGDNEISGRIARAFYETAARLKVKRIVMGECGHAFRSIYDMGNRWIGWSMPPFEVVHALEFYHELLTSGRIMIGEKFKKTVTLHDPCNVSRGRGLHDMARQVTNMLCESFIEMTPNREHNYCCGAGGGVINCGPPYKGERMVNNRVKAEQLKATGAEVLIAPCHNCHSGLEDIVEHYDLNMEVKFLGDIIFETMEKKIFKPGD, encoded by the coding sequence ATGGATGAGTCCAATATGGTGAATGAAAAAAATACGGATGAAGCAGTTGAGGCGGGACTGGCAAGGCTGACACCGGAAAAAATAAAAAGCACCATTAACCAGGTGCTTCAGGATGAGACAGGTCCTAAATTTAAAGCTTATGTTGAGACTTGCATGCATTGCGGTCTGTGTGCGGAAGCATGTGTCTATTTTCTTTCAAATGATCGTGATCCGACATACTCACCTGCAGGTAAGGTAAAACAGACCATTTGGGAAATGCTTAAAAAAAAAGGGGAGGTCTCAACGGATTTTCTCAGAAGGGCGGTTCATATTGCCCATACGGAATGCAATGTCTGTAAACGTTGTGCCATGTATTGTCCCTTTGGTATTGATATTGCCTATCTGATGCTGCTGGTCCGAAGAATTTGCCATAAACTTGAAATAACACCGTTATATATTCAAGATACGGTGAACAGCCATTCCGCCACCATGAACCAGATGTGGGTCAAGGAGGATGAATGGATTGATACCCTTCAATGGCAGGAAGAGGATGCAAGAGAAGAGTTTGAAAACCTGAGAATCCCTTTGGATAAAGTGGGTTCTGATATCATGTATTCTGTTATCGCACCTGAACCAAAATTCCAGGCAGGATTAATTTATCAGACCGCCACCATAATGCATGCCGCAGGCATTGACTGGACCATGCCTTCAAGTCCGGGTTGGGATAATAGTAATATGGCCATGTATACAGGCGACAATGAAATTTCAGGCCGCATTGCCAGGGCATTTTATGAGACAGCCGCACGGTTGAAGGTAAAACGCATTGTCATGGGAGAGTGCGGACATGCATTCCGGTCAATTTATGATATGGGAAACCGTTGGATCGGCTGGTCTATGCCGCCCTTTGAGGTTGTTCATGCACTGGAATTTTATCATGAATTGCTGACATCGGGCCGGATCATGATTGGTGAAAAATTTAAAAAGACCGTTACACTCCATGATCCCTGCAATGTTTCCAGGGGAAGGGGATTGCACGATATGGCAAGACAAGTGACAAACATGTTGTGTGAGTCTTTTATAGAGATGACTCCGAACCGGGAACATAATTATTGCTGCGGCGCAGGTGGAGGTGTGATCAATTGCGGCCCTCCCTACAAAGGGGAACGTATGGTGAACAACAGGGTAAAGGCTGAACAATTAAAGGCAACCGGTGCCGAGGTTTTAATCGCTCCCTGCCACAATTGCCACAGCGGACTTGAAGATATTGTTGAGCATTATGATCTGAACATGGAAGTCAAATTCCTGGGAGATATTATTTTTGAAACCATGGAAAAGAAAATTTTTAAACCGGGAGATTAA
- the tmcC gene encoding TmcC family electron transfer complex membrane anchor subunit, translated as MNAFIDFIMGPMVWVSFLIFILGLIFKIVSIIKDVNAREPYIYSYLTLKHSLRSIFAWLIPFFPQSTKQSPVFYSISYIFHLLLFIVPIFLMSHIVLIDEAFQVSWIALDDGLADILTVVVILALVFFAVRRQKVPEVRYLTSFKDYILLLIVALPFITGFLAYHQFFLYKLMVIMHVLSGELMLILIPFSRFSHMVVAPLTRAYMGSEFGNVRHAKDW; from the coding sequence ATGAATGCCTTTATAGACTTTATTATGGGGCCAATGGTCTGGGTATCTTTTTTGATTTTCATACTCGGACTGATATTTAAAATCGTTTCTATTATCAAAGATGTGAATGCCAGAGAGCCTTATATCTATTCATACCTGACCTTGAAACACAGTTTAAGATCAATTTTTGCCTGGCTGATTCCGTTTTTCCCCCAAAGTACAAAACAAAGCCCGGTATTTTATTCAATATCTTATATTTTCCATCTGCTTCTTTTTATTGTTCCCATTTTTTTGATGTCCCACATTGTTTTGATTGATGAAGCGTTCCAGGTTTCCTGGATAGCTTTGGATGACGGCCTGGCCGATATATTAACTGTTGTTGTGATCCTTGCGTTGGTTTTCTTTGCCGTTCGAAGACAGAAGGTTCCTGAAGTAAGGTATTTAACATCCTTTAAAGATTATATATTGTTGTTAATTGTTGCTTTGCCTTTTATTACAGGTTTTCTGGCATATCACCAGTTCTTTTTATACAAACTAATGGTCATCATGCATGTGCTTTCAGGAGAGTTGATGCTCATTCTCATTCCGTTTTCAAGATTTTCCCACATGGTTGTTGCCCCGTTGACAAGGGCTTATATGGGGTCTGAATTTGGAAATGTCAGACATGCAAAAGACTGGTAA
- a CDS encoding chemotaxis protein CheW encodes MSNNDLMSKKIDWDRIHRHLDESNTAIGKGFPADPDKKIKILKKRAQLLSRETGKIEGKKAQIEIVEFVLAYENYAIESKYISEVYPLKEFTAIPCTPNFVLGIINVRGRIISIIDLKKFFDLPDKGIADFNKVIIISSELNEFGIVVDSITDVRSIMTSEIQPSLPTLTGVREEYLKGILEDRIVVLEAAMILSDSKIIVHEEVDT; translated from the coding sequence ATGAGCAATAATGATTTAATGTCAAAAAAAATAGACTGGGACCGGATTCATCGGCATTTGGACGAATCAAATACTGCTATTGGAAAAGGTTTCCCAGCAGACCCGGACAAAAAAATTAAAATCCTTAAAAAAAGGGCTCAACTGCTTTCCAGGGAAACCGGGAAAATCGAGGGGAAAAAGGCTCAAATTGAAATAGTGGAGTTTGTCCTGGCCTATGAAAATTATGCCATTGAATCCAAGTACATCAGTGAAGTCTATCCATTAAAGGAATTCACAGCCATACCATGCACACCAAACTTTGTTCTGGGTATTATCAACGTTCGCGGAAGGATTATCTCAATTATTGATCTCAAAAAATTCTTTGACTTGCCGGATAAGGGAATTGCCGACTTCAATAAAGTCATCATCATCAGTTCAGAGCTGAACGAATTCGGTATAGTAGTGGACAGCATTACAGATGTAAGGTCCATCATGACAAGTGAAATCCAGCCATCGCTGCCCACTTTAACCGGAGTTCGTGAAGAATATCTCAAAGGTATTTTAGAGGATAGAATCGTTGTGCTTGAGGCGGCAATGATTCTATCTGACTCAAAAATAATCGTTCACGAAGAAGTTGATACATAA
- a CDS encoding chemotaxis protein CheW, with the protein MSSLVRLLGFSLSGQRYALHLDAVDRVISSVEITRLPNAPDIVLGVVNVQGRVLPVFNIRKRFGIPDKEIDLTDHLIIAHTIRRTVILLTDSVNGVIECSEQEVTKTEKIIPGMGYIEGIVKFENGMIFIHDLNQFLSLDEEKALDDALYQ; encoded by the coding sequence ATGAGCAGTCTTGTTCGACTATTGGGATTTTCACTCTCCGGTCAGAGATATGCGTTGCATCTTGATGCTGTTGACAGGGTTATAAGCTCTGTTGAGATAACTCGATTGCCCAATGCACCGGATATTGTTCTCGGAGTGGTGAATGTTCAGGGCCGGGTTCTTCCGGTTTTTAATATAAGAAAACGCTTTGGAATTCCTGATAAAGAAATTGACTTGACCGATCATTTGATTATTGCCCACACAATAAGACGGACGGTCATTCTTTTAACAGACAGCGTAAACGGCGTTATTGAGTGTTCAGAGCAGGAGGTCACTAAAACTGAAAAAATTATTCCCGGCATGGGATATATAGAAGGTATAGTCAAATTCGAAAACGGCATGATCTTCATTCATGATCTCAATCAATTTCTATCTCTTGATGAAGAAAAAGCATTGGATGATGCACTATATCAATAA
- a CDS encoding response regulator: MIPIINNLILDQMAKQDKKSPQIMFIDNDEHVRDSLKVFFDSTQMDFLIFKTAAQGLNSLKYQKIDIVISDYFLPDMNGVDFLNQVAMDNPDIIRILMTTIVNDDLKLDVLKAGIDFFIEKPLTVASLDTIINELKS, translated from the coding sequence ATGATTCCAATAATTAATAATTTAATTTTGGATCAAATGGCAAAACAAGATAAAAAATCACCTCAAATAATGTTTATTGATAATGATGAACATGTTCGGGATTCCTTAAAAGTTTTTTTTGATAGCACCCAGATGGATTTTTTGATATTTAAAACAGCAGCACAAGGGTTGAATTCTCTCAAATATCAGAAGATTGACATAGTTATTTCAGATTATTTTTTACCTGATATGAATGGCGTTGACTTTTTAAATCAGGTGGCTATGGATAATCCTGATATTATAAGAATTTTAATGACAACGATTGTTAATGATGATTTAAAACTTGACGTACTTAAGGCGGGAATAGATTTTTTTATTGAAAAGCCGCTGACCGTAGCATCTTTGGATACAATTATTAACGAATTAAAAAGCTAA
- the divK gene encoding DVU0259 family response regulator domain-containing protein — protein MSKKIMIVDDDPAITKYLETLFTDNGYDTCVAVDGKKALDLYKAQSPDLITLDLEMPEEWGPRFFRKVSKSKGFNTPVIVISGLSSTKYSIPKAAAFFGKPFDAQKLLEKVADLLT, from the coding sequence ATGAGTAAAAAAATTATGATCGTGGATGATGATCCGGCCATAACAAAATATCTGGAAACACTTTTTACTGACAATGGCTATGACACCTGTGTTGCAGTTGATGGTAAAAAAGCCCTGGATCTGTATAAAGCGCAAAGCCCTGATTTGATTACGCTTGATCTTGAAATGCCCGAAGAATGGGGGCCCAGATTTTTTAGAAAAGTCAGTAAATCAAAGGGGTTTAATACCCCTGTCATTGTTATCAGCGGACTGTCAAGCACAAAATATTCGATTCCAAAGGCTGCCGCTTTTTTCGGCAAACCTTTTGATGCTCAGAAGCTGCTGGAGAAAGTGGCGGATCTGTTGACCTGA
- a CDS encoding universal stress protein — translation MFKKIVFATDGSPVCEAAAKIAFELSEKYNSELILIYVYEDDSKESCLFVPDSLTIKRLRFRPDYIAAVLEGMKNTYGAVVKKNKDSKYEYHDNKKPDPDNIEYKVLEGEPAQAILDFALKIEADCIIMGAHGRVDDPDGKGFIKTAGKTLKKVIKEACCPVLSIARPCETCFWYFSRIVFGTNFSEASMAAFEFAYQLADYIGCKLHIFHALNLDSSGTQNVLGQKQIEDQIQEAKNRIDQEYVSQMHNFDNYDIAVWEGSPYIELLKFSREARSDLIVMGHNNMYSDPDEVSFGPTIEQVVLRSACPVISVNR, via the coding sequence ATGTTTAAAAAGATAGTTTTTGCAACTGATGGGTCTCCTGTCTGTGAAGCAGCAGCAAAAATTGCTTTTGAACTTTCAGAAAAATATAATTCTGAGCTTATCTTGATATACGTTTATGAGGATGACTCAAAAGAAAGTTGCCTTTTTGTTCCGGATTCATTGACAATAAAAAGACTGCGGTTCAGACCTGATTATATTGCAGCAGTTCTGGAGGGAATGAAAAATACATATGGAGCTGTGGTTAAAAAAAACAAAGACTCCAAATATGAGTACCATGACAATAAAAAACCTGACCCTGATAATATTGAATATAAGGTGCTTGAAGGGGAACCTGCACAAGCAATCCTTGATTTTGCCTTAAAAATCGAAGCGGATTGCATTATCATGGGTGCGCATGGCAGGGTAGATGATCCTGACGGGAAAGGATTCATAAAAACTGCCGGGAAAACTTTGAAAAAGGTAATAAAAGAGGCGTGCTGTCCTGTATTGAGTATTGCAAGGCCTTGTGAAACTTGTTTCTGGTACTTTAGCCGGATTGTTTTTGGAACCAATTTTTCAGAGGCTTCCATGGCGGCCTTTGAGTTTGCATATCAACTGGCGGATTATATCGGTTGCAAACTGCATATTTTTCATGCGCTTAATCTTGATTCATCCGGAACACAAAATGTTCTTGGCCAAAAACAGATTGAAGATCAAATACAGGAAGCAAAAAACAGAATAGATCAAGAATATGTTTCTCAAATGCATAATTTTGATAATTATGATATTGCTGTCTGGGAAGGCAGTCCTTATATCGAATTGTTGAAATTTTCAAGGGAAGCTCGCAGCGACCTTATCGTGATGGGCCATAACAACATGTATAGTGATCCTGATGAGGTATCCTTCGGCCCTACAATTGAACAGGTGGTTCTCCGATCCGCCTGTCCCGTGATAAGCGTGAACCGTTGA
- a CDS encoding glutamate-5-semialdehyde dehydrogenase, whose product MDIQAIATQCKDAAILMSALSTDIKDKALKNIIKALETNMDLIIDANKNDLEQARKDNLDAPLLKRLKFDQPKISEACDGIASLIKLEDPVGKTLSATELDKGLTLFKVSRPIGVIGVIFESRPDALVQIAALCLKSGNAVLLKGGSEASATNQILASVISKAGVDTGLPEGWLGLLETRSDVDQMLKLEKYVDLIIPRGSNEFVRYIMDNTVIPVLGHADGICHLYIDRLADPKMAVDLSVDSKCQYVAVCNATETILVHEALAKDILPVLKKELEAKGVKIYGCEKTGDIIDVEAATEKDWQTEYLDLIVSIKVVPSLKEAVAHINRYGSGHTDVIVTSDKKRALYFMDHTDTADAFWNCSSRFSDGFRFGLGAEVGISTNKIHARGPVGLEGLMIYQWRMIGDGHMVKDYTGEAAKPFTHKSLNKDF is encoded by the coding sequence ATGGATATTCAAGCAATAGCCACGCAATGTAAAGATGCTGCTATTTTGATGTCGGCACTTTCAACAGATATCAAAGATAAGGCACTGAAAAATATTATTAAGGCCTTGGAAACTAATATGGATCTTATTATTGATGCCAATAAAAACGATCTGGAACAGGCCCGAAAAGATAATCTGGACGCTCCTTTATTAAAACGGTTGAAATTTGATCAACCAAAAATATCCGAAGCCTGTGACGGGATTGCCAGTCTGATAAAACTGGAAGACCCGGTGGGAAAGACATTGTCCGCAACTGAGCTTGACAAAGGTTTGACCCTTTTTAAGGTTAGCCGGCCCATTGGCGTGATAGGGGTTATTTTTGAATCCCGCCCGGATGCCCTGGTACAGATTGCCGCGCTTTGTTTGAAAAGCGGGAATGCTGTTTTGCTCAAAGGGGGCAGTGAGGCTTCGGCTACCAATCAAATCCTGGCGTCCGTCATTTCCAAAGCCGGTGTGGATACCGGGTTGCCTGAAGGATGGCTGGGGTTGCTGGAAACCCGAAGCGATGTGGATCAGATGCTGAAGCTTGAAAAATATGTTGATCTGATTATCCCAAGAGGCAGTAATGAATTTGTGCGTTATATAATGGATAATACCGTCATTCCGGTTCTGGGACATGCAGACGGGATTTGTCACCTTTATATTGATCGGCTTGCCGATCCCAAAATGGCGGTTGACCTGTCCGTGGACAGCAAATGCCAGTATGTGGCGGTGTGTAATGCAACAGAAACCATCCTGGTTCATGAAGCTTTGGCCAAAGATATTCTTCCTGTGTTAAAAAAAGAACTGGAAGCAAAGGGTGTTAAAATTTACGGGTGTGAGAAGACAGGTGATATCATTGATGTTGAAGCCGCCACCGAGAAAGACTGGCAGACCGAATACCTTGATTTGATTGTCTCCATTAAGGTTGTGCCGTCTTTGAAAGAGGCTGTGGCGCATATTAACCGGTATGGATCGGGCCACACAGATGTGATCGTGACTTCGGATAAGAAAAGGGCCCTGTATTTTATGGATCATACAGATACGGCAGATGCGTTCTGGAACTGCAGCAGCAGGTTCAGTGACGGGTTTCGGTTCGGCCTGGGTGCTGAAGTGGGAATCAGCACCAATAAAATTCATGCGCGGGGACCGGTGGGGCTTGAAGGGCTTATGATTTACCAGTGGCGAATGATAGGTGACGGGCATATGGTAAAAGATTATACCGGCGAGGCTGCAAAACCGTTCACCCATAAATCCTTGAATAAAGATTTTTAG
- the tmcA gene encoding acidic tetraheme cytochrome c3 TmcA yields the protein MKQIVVFMGFILFLFAAVVSFSNAEPDSVEKSQLERLDNSVFKNPHRPGAVFEHDDHNDMAQIDDCAVCHHVYDGKKLLEDESSEDSQCSECHSLKSDDENSVPLLRAYHKRCKDCHFEVNKGPVLCGECHIK from the coding sequence ATGAAACAGATAGTTGTTTTTATGGGTTTTATATTGTTTTTATTTGCGGCAGTTGTTTCGTTTTCCAATGCTGAACCGGACTCAGTTGAAAAATCCCAATTGGAACGATTGGACAATTCAGTATTTAAAAATCCCCATAGGCCAGGTGCTGTATTTGAGCATGATGATCATAATGATATGGCACAAATAGATGATTGTGCTGTTTGTCATCATGTGTATGACGGTAAAAAATTACTTGAGGATGAATCCAGCGAAGACAGTCAGTGTTCAGAATGTCATTCTCTGAAATCAGATGATGAAAATTCCGTTCCTTTGTTGCGTGCTTATCATAAACGGTGCAAGGACTGCCATTTTGAAGTAAATAAAGGTCCGGTACTTTGCGGTGAATGCCATATCAAATAG
- the proB gene encoding glutamate 5-kinase yields MPKQRLITARRVVVKLGSNVITAKNSLNLEVIESISRQISSLMDRGIEVILVSSGAMAAGLRKMQMMRRPDEIPKRQAIAAIGQSGLMNAYEKSFSECDKKVAQILLTAEDLNNRKRYLNARNTLHTLMEWKVVPVINENDTIMVEEIKLGDNDNLAAMITLLMDADFLFILTDIDGLYDKDPRQFSDAKLIPKVTTFEKEIEEYASHIPGTLGTGGMLSKIQAARKVTSSGIPMIVARGNSQNVLLRLFDGEEHGTYFVPRKEKMASRKCWIAYALVPKGSLVIDQGAVSAVRKNGKSLLPIGVLSVEGEFEQGAAVFFKTSDNEIIGTGLVNYRSFDINLIKGLKSSQIEACLGGKHYDEIIHRDNLVLKKDCG; encoded by the coding sequence ATGCCAAAACAACGTTTGATTACTGCCAGACGGGTAGTTGTAAAATTGGGCAGTAATGTTATTACAGCTAAAAACAGTTTGAATCTGGAGGTGATTGAATCCATCTCCAGGCAGATCAGCAGCCTTATGGACAGGGGGATTGAGGTGATCCTGGTTTCATCAGGTGCCATGGCGGCCGGACTTAGAAAAATGCAAATGATGCGCCGTCCGGATGAGATCCCCAAACGTCAGGCCATTGCAGCCATAGGCCAGAGCGGACTGATGAATGCCTATGAAAAAAGTTTTTCTGAATGTGATAAAAAAGTGGCTCAGATTCTGTTGACCGCGGAAGACCTGAACAACCGGAAACGTTATCTGAATGCAAGAAATACATTGCATACACTCATGGAGTGGAAGGTTGTGCCTGTTATCAATGAGAATGACACCATCATGGTTGAAGAGATAAAACTTGGGGATAATGACAATCTTGCCGCCATGATCACCTTGTTAATGGATGCGGATTTTTTGTTTATTTTAACCGATATTGATGGATTGTACGATAAAGATCCAAGGCAATTTTCCGATGCAAAGCTGATCCCAAAAGTTACCACATTTGAAAAAGAGATTGAAGAATATGCAAGTCATATTCCCGGAACATTGGGCACCGGGGGAATGCTCAGTAAAATACAGGCCGCCCGGAAAGTCACTTCCTCGGGAATTCCCATGATAGTGGCCAGGGGCAATTCCCAAAACGTACTATTGCGTTTGTTTGACGGGGAGGAACATGGCACATATTTTGTTCCCAGAAAAGAAAAAATGGCCAGCAGGAAATGCTGGATTGCCTATGCCCTTGTCCCCAAAGGCAGTCTTGTTATTGATCAAGGTGCGGTAAGTGCGGTACGAAAAAATGGAAAAAGCCTATTGCCCATAGGGGTTTTATCTGTGGAAGGGGAGTTTGAGCAGGGGGCCGCGGTTTTTTTTAAAACTTCTGACAATGAAATCATTGGTACGGGACTGGTCAACTACCGGTCGTTTGATATCAATTTGATAAAAGGATTAAAATCTTCCCAGATAGAAGCCTGTCTTGGCGGCAAACATTATGATGAAATTATTCATCGGGACAATCTGGTACTCAAGAAAGATTGCGGATGA
- the tmcD gene encoding electron transfer complex subunit TmcD, which yields MEESKSFDWTTNLKEVPVREWKDRFAWVEEPYVSPDGETIAGIVNVEEGVFSVCENGELWTGEYEKAWCLRPLPDGRFAALVSNDEEWTLSISGNDWESRFDFIWDFQATPDGSSVSIAVQKDSEYAMAVNDESWDRMYDNINEMVLSDTGSTAAVVQVSPMSAADIETFKQGVFSCAVNGKAIEKKFLNIWDISFDSTGKNVAYGARLNRSDYTVAVNDTVWDKKFQSVWKPVFLPDESSVIAPVKTGGKWILYKDCQPFWKNSYEQLWKLLVSPKTGNVAAIVSKEFGKWTVAQNDTVWNMSADQMISDLVYSKDGSTLVAVLKDKGAWTLAVNQKKWDLAADKVFDPCISSDGSIVSVVIEKQGQYFLVVNNHVIPNGYDFMTTPVISPDNTKIMQRAVTDGVYQRQILSLNKIL from the coding sequence ATGGAAGAAAGCAAATCTTTTGACTGGACAACAAATTTAAAGGAAGTGCCTGTCCGGGAATGGAAAGACCGGTTTGCCTGGGTGGAAGAACCCTATGTCAGTCCTGATGGGGAGACCATTGCCGGCATTGTGAATGTCGAGGAAGGCGTGTTCTCAGTGTGTGAAAATGGTGAACTATGGACTGGCGAATATGAAAAGGCCTGGTGTTTAAGGCCCTTGCCGGATGGCAGGTTTGCTGCGTTAGTCAGCAATGATGAGGAATGGACATTGAGTATCAGCGGTAACGACTGGGAGAGCCGGTTTGATTTTATCTGGGATTTTCAGGCAACTCCCGATGGTTCGAGCGTAAGTATCGCAGTCCAGAAGGATTCGGAATATGCAATGGCGGTCAATGATGAATCCTGGGACCGGATGTATGATAACATCAATGAAATGGTCTTAAGTGATACCGGCAGTACTGCTGCTGTCGTGCAGGTTTCCCCAATGTCTGCTGCGGATATCGAAACATTTAAACAAGGTGTTTTTTCCTGTGCCGTTAATGGAAAGGCCATTGAGAAAAAATTTTTAAATATATGGGATATAAGCTTTGATTCAACCGGTAAAAACGTTGCATATGGCGCGCGCTTAAACCGGAGTGACTATACTGTTGCCGTCAACGATACAGTTTGGGATAAAAAGTTTCAATCCGTATGGAAGCCTGTGTTTTTACCCGATGAATCTTCAGTCATAGCACCGGTTAAGACCGGTGGTAAATGGATTCTTTACAAAGACTGTCAACCTTTTTGGAAAAACAGCTATGAACAGCTCTGGAAACTTTTGGTTTCTCCAAAAACCGGTAATGTTGCCGCCATTGTATCCAAAGAGTTCGGTAAATGGACGGTTGCACAAAATGATACTGTCTGGAATATGTCTGCAGATCAGATGATTTCAGATCTTGTTTATTCAAAAGACGGATCAACCCTGGTGGCGGTACTCAAAGACAAAGGGGCCTGGACTTTAGCGGTGAATCAAAAAAAATGGGATCTTGCGGCAGACAAGGTGTTTGATCCGTGTATAAGTTCTGATGGCAGTATTGTATCTGTCGTAATTGAAAAACAGGGACAATATTTTCTGGTGGTAAATAATCATGTGATCCCAAATGGTTATGATTTTATGACCACCCCTGTGATCAGTCCTGATAATACAAAAATTATGCAACGGGCAGTGACAGACGGTGTATATCAACGACAGATCCTGTCACTTAACAAGATTTTATAA
- a CDS encoding CheR family methyltransferase — protein sequence MMHYINKPLYSENETAISESSLSLISKFLSANMGLYFPKERWPDLSRGIVSACQEFDHKDPESFIQWLLSSSLTKSRIESLAIHLTIGETYFFRDKNVFNALETHILPKLMQARQKTGKCLRLWSAACSTGEEPYSLAILLSKMIPDLSDWNITICATDINPQFLKKALGGIYTKWSFRGTSERFKDTYFTKTKNGHYRLDPLIKKMVKFSYLNLMDNCYPSITNNTNAMDLIFCRNVLMYFPPEYVKKVISRIYRSNSKGGWFVVSPGEMPNQFHSKFNTVYCDGAIFYQKGSSQTSFKQDFKENPVFPIPENQPKNQLDYQNYFQQELLFLEKTDITDEIMPQPLKISPESPKSTEPDKSSSKQALQLFERGEYTKAAELLRELLSNDQFNADAMTLLARTYANKGDLAKAAQWCEKAIVTDKLNPSFHYLLSTIMAEMGRMEEAASALKNVLYLDYNFVLAYFSLGNINCRLGKLKESKKNFDNAISILSGMQTDDIVPESDGITAGRLMEIIKLTSGQEAANEQ from the coding sequence ATGATGCACTATATCAATAAACCTTTATATAGTGAAAATGAAACAGCAATTTCAGAATCATCACTGAGCTTGATCAGCAAATTTCTATCCGCTAATATGGGACTTTATTTTCCAAAAGAACGTTGGCCGGATCTTAGCCGGGGCATTGTATCAGCCTGCCAAGAGTTTGATCACAAAGACCCGGAATCGTTTATCCAATGGCTTTTATCCTCGTCGCTCACAAAAAGCCGAATTGAGTCCCTGGCAATCCATCTCACCATTGGGGAAACCTATTTTTTCCGGGACAAAAACGTTTTCAATGCTCTTGAAACACACATCCTTCCAAAATTGATGCAAGCACGCCAAAAGACCGGCAAGTGTCTGCGGCTGTGGAGCGCGGCCTGCTCCACAGGTGAGGAGCCATATTCTCTGGCCATATTGCTTTCAAAAATGATCCCGGATTTAAGCGATTGGAATATCACCATTTGTGCGACTGATATTAATCCTCAATTTTTAAAAAAGGCTTTAGGCGGAATTTATACCAAATGGTCATTCCGGGGAACTTCTGAGCGGTTCAAGGACACATACTTCACAAAAACAAAAAACGGACATTACAGGCTTGATCCGCTGATCAAAAAGATGGTCAAATTTTCATACCTTAATCTTATGGATAATTGTTACCCCTCGATAACAAATAATACCAACGCCATGGATTTAATCTTTTGCCGAAACGTACTTATGTATTTTCCACCTGAATATGTCAAAAAGGTTATCAGCCGCATATACCGATCTAACTCAAAGGGAGGATGGTTTGTGGTAAGTCCGGGAGAAATGCCCAACCAATTTCATTCAAAATTTAATACCGTGTACTGCGATGGGGCTATTTTCTACCAAAAAGGCAGCAGTCAAACTTCTTTTAAACAAGATTTCAAAGAAAATCCGGTATTCCCAATCCCGGAAAACCAGCCGAAAAACCAGCTTGATTATCAAAATTATTTTCAGCAAGAACTTCTTTTTTTGGAAAAGACCGATATAACCGATGAAATCATGCCCCAACCGCTGAAAATATCCCCGGAATCTCCCAAATCAACAGAACCGGACAAAAGTTCCAGCAAACAGGCTCTGCAATTATTTGAGAGAGGTGAATATACCAAGGCCGCTGAATTACTCCGTGAACTATTATCAAACGACCAATTCAACGCCGATGCCATGACCTTGCTGGCTCGAACATACGCCAACAAAGGAGACCTGGCCAAAGCGGCACAATGGTGTGAAAAGGCGATTGTCACAGACAAGCTCAACCCGTCCTTCCATTATTTATTATCAACCATCATGGCCGAGATGGGCCGAATGGAAGAGGCGGCATCAGCACTAAAGAACGTGCTTTATCTCGACTATAACTTTGTGCTTGCCTATTTTTCTCTCGGAAATATCAACTGCCGGCTGGGCAAGCTGAAAGAATCAAAAAAAAATTTTGATAATGCCATCTCCATTTTGAGCGGGATGCAAACAGACGATATTGTGCCGGAGTCGGACGGAATAACCGCCGGTCGTCTCATGGAAATCATAAAATTAACATCCGGCCAGGAGGCCGCAAATGAGCAATAA